The window GCTGAACGCCTGAATTTCACCCAGCGAAAGGGTGTGCAGGAGAAGTTGCAGCGTATTCGGGAAGAGTACATTCTCCAGGCTGTTCAGGATTACATCATTACCGAGTTTGAAGGTGATACAGATGTAAGCGAACAGGAAGCTCGAAACTACTATCAGCAGAACAAAGATAAGTTCACCCTTGATGAACGTTATGTGCGTTACCGGCACCTTATAGCCCGCAGTAATTCGGATGCCGAACGGGCCAAGCGAGATCTTATGCGAGGTATTGAGTGGGAAACAGTGGCCCAGGAATATTCAAAATATCCCGATCTTAAAATAAGGGAATCGGAACGCTTCTGGCCTATTTCCATTGCCGGCGGCGATATCTCTATGCTGAACCGGTATTTGAATATCATCGGCCCTTCTGAAATCTCTCCCACGTACCGTTCGGGCAATGAATATCACTTTGTTCAGTTATTGGATGAGCGGCCGCAAGGAGATCACCCGGACTTGGACTGGCTGATCGGCCAAATTGAAGAATGGCTGACCCTGGAAAAGCGTAAAAGAGCATTCAACACATACGTAAAGAATCTTTATCTTCAGGGGCAGGCTAATAATGAAATTAAAATTCACAACGTTATAAACGAAACGAATACAGCAGTGGACGACTCTACTGTTTCACTGAACCAAATTAATCAATGAAGAATAAATACGTTTTTTTACCCCTCCTTTTTCTATCTCAAATTCTCACACTTAATACTCAGGCTCAACAGCAACAATTAGCTGACCAGATTGTAGCTCACGTTAACGACAATATCATTTTAAAATCTGAAATTGACCAAAGCGTAGCTGATTATATGCGTCAGGCACAGGTTCAAGGCCAGCAGGTTCAGTTCAGTGAAGGACTTTGGTTCGACTTTCTTGAATCTGCCATAGATAATTACCTGCTGCTGGAAAAAGCCCAGATTGACTCCATTACTGTTTCTGATGAGGAAGTTGAACTAAGAATGGACCAGCGTATTCAGCAGTTGATCCGGCAGGCCGGTAGTGAGCAAGCACTTGAACAGGCTTTTGGGAAATCTTTGCTACAACTCCGGGCCGATTTCCGCTCAGATTTCCGCGAGCAGATGATTGCCAGCAAAGTTCAACAACAGAAAATGCAGTCCATTACGATCACCCGGCCTGAGGTGAATGAGTTTTTTGAAAGCATACCTACGGATTCCCTTCCTACCATTCCCGAACAAGTTGCATTATCACAGATCGTGATCATCCCACCTGCCAGAGGTGATGCCGAACAACGGGCCTTTGAATTTGCCCAGCAGCTTCGTGACTCTATTGTAACGCATGGGAAATCGATTGAGGAATTAGCCCGCCGGCACAGCGATGATCAGGGTTCAGGCAGCAGAGGTGGTTTGCTACCTTTAATGGGACTTGATGAATTGGTTTCGGAATACTCGGCTGCGGCCTCTGCTCTTAAACCGGGCGGAATCTCCAAAGTGGTGGAAACTCAATTTGGTTATCACGTGATCCGGCTAAACCGCAGGGTTGGCGACCAGATTGAAACCAATCACATTCTAATTTCAGTCGATTCTGAAGAACTGGATGAAGACTATGCGATTGAGCGACTGAATGCTATCCGCGACAGTATCATGTCTAATCCTGATGTGAAATTCGCAGATGTGGCTCGCAAGCTGAGTGAAGATCCATCAACTTCGAATCTTGGTGGTAAAATATTTGATCCACAAAGCGGTGAACGGCTTATCCCCCTCAACCGTTTGGATCCTGCAATGTACAGAGTTGTATTGCTGATGGACGAAGAAGGATATATCTCTGAGCCAAAGTCTTTTAATCTGCAAAGTCAGAATAAAAAGGCTTATCGAATTGTGCGATTAGACCGCCAGATTCCCGAGCATATTGCGAATCTGAAGCAAGATTATGAGCGCATTAAAAGTATCGCCTTACAGCAGAAACAGTATCGCATCATGCAAAAATGGATGCAGGAATTACGGGATGATATTTACGTAGAGTATAAAATCGACGTACCGGAAATGGAGAATAGTTTATGAGCACCGATGTAAAAGATCCGGTTAAGTTAGCGGATGAATTCCATGCGGTTTTTCATCAGATAAAGAAGGAAATACACAAGGCTGTTATTGGTCAGGAAGATATTATTGATCTTCTTTTAATCAGCCTTTTTTCAAGAGGTCATTGTGTACTTATTGGTGTTCCGGGATTGGCTAAAACATTGCTTATCAGGACTTTAGCAGAATCACTAAATCTTTCCTTCAACCGAATTCAGTTTACCCCGGATCTTATGCCCGGTGATATAACCGGTACCGAAGTAATCGAGGAGAATAAGGACTCAGGCCGTAAGGAGTTTACCTTCATTAAAGGACCTGTGTTTGCCAATATTGTACTGGCTGACGAGATCAACCGGACCCCTCCTAAAACCCAAGCTGCCTTACTTGAGGGGATGCAGGAATACCACGTTACCACCGGTGGTAAAACCTATGATTTGGATACGCCTTTCTTCGTATTGGCCACCCAAAACCCGATTGAGCAGGAAGGAACCTACCCTCTTCCCGAAGCACAGCTCGACCGTTTTATGTTCAATATCTGGGTTGATTATCCTTCTCTCGAAGAGGAAAAAGAAATTGTAAGCAAAACGACGGCATACCAGGATATCAACATAGAAGCGCTGGTTACCAAAGAGAAGATCAAGGAACTTCAGGCGTTGGTGCGTGAAGTTCCTGTACCGGACAACGTGCTTGATTATGCGGTGGAATTGGTATCTAAAACCCGCCCCGGTACCGATATGGCGCCTGATTTTGTAAATAAGTACATGAGCTGGGGTGCCGGTCCGCGAGCCTCTCAGTTCCTGATTTTAGGCGGCAAAGCAAGAGCGCTGTCACAAGGCCGCTATCATGTTACCGAAGATGATATCAAGACGCTGGCCATTCCCGTTTTACGACATCGCATAGTAAATAATTATGCTGCTGAAGCCGAAGGTTACACGACCGTTAAGCTGATTGAAATGCTTAAAGAGGAATCCTGAACATCATAATGAGGGATTAATGTGGACTTTCAGGGTTTCCAACATATACTTCCACCGGCTGTAATTATACTTCTTTCCATTGCCTTGGTGGTTCTTGCATGGGCTTCTTACCGAAAGTTCAGTAGTATTCCTTCCATCGGGCGTTGGGCGCTCATCTGCCTGAGAGGTTCTGCCCTGCTTATTGTTCTGTTGCTGTTGCTTAACCCCTATTTCTACTCTTCCCGGCAGGTTGATGTAAAACCATCCATTGCTGTATTTTTGGATAATTCGGAAAGCATAGGGATTACCAAAGGGGAATACGAAGGGCTCAGTTCCTATGATCAGCTCCTGAATACTCTTAATTTTGACGCCATTCCTGATGTAGAGTTTAGATTCTTTGCGATCGGAGATCAGGTTTCTGAATTTGATCCCGATTCGCTGAACGCTTCCAAAACCCAAACCAATCTTGCTGAGCCCATAAAGTCTATCCTCGAAATGGAAGAGCAGGTTCAGGCCGCACTTATTATTTCTGATGGGATTATTACTTTTGGCCGGAATCCGTCCATAAATGCAGCCAATTCCTCTATCCCCCTCTACACTATTGCGGTTGGTGATACTTCGAGCGTTCGGGATGTCTCGATTTCCAATGTCCTTACCAATACCACCGGATATACGAACACCAATCATATCATTGAAGCAGAAATCTCACAGTCCGGTTTTGCTAATAACACGCTTATTGTTTCCCTCTTGTCGGGTGATGAAGTGCTGAATGAGCAGCAGGTTAGCTTTGATACCGACAATCAGGTAAAACAGGTTCAGTTTGAGCTGGAACTCACCGAAGAAGGTCTTAAGCAGTATGAAATCAGCGCCACCCCTTTGCCTGATGAATGGACGGAATCAAATAACTCCCGTTTGTTCACTATCGATGTTTTGGACAGCAAAGTGAAGATTTTGCATGCTGCTTTTCAAATCCATCCCGATGTAAAAGCCATTCGGTCTGTCATCAACGAAGATGAAAACAATGATTTATTAACTCTTACCTGGCTTGGTGGCAATCGATACGTAGAGGATATGCCTGAAGAGGATGAGTTTAACCTGATCATCGTGCATGGAACCCCTCCTTCAGGACTTAATCTTTCTTTTCTGAATACGATTACTGATACTCCGACCATTTTCTTTGAACTGAACAGCCGGTCAGATCTCGGATACGAGGACATTGAAACTCTCAGGCTTTTAGATCCTCAAAATAACCGGGTTGCCCAGGTTCGGTTAAATCAGATATTAGATCAGGATGAACAACCTATTTTAGAACTGCCGGAGATCAATTTAAACGATACCCCTTCTCTTTATTCTGTTTTAAGAAGTGAAACTTCTGACCTGCAAAGCACGGCATTATATTCTATCAATTTTGATGGTATTAACACAGAGTCACCTGCTATTGCAGTTTTAGAACAAGGTAATATCCGTCGGTCTCACGTACTTCCGTGGGGATGGTATAAATGGATTCAAAGTACCAATTCAATGGAGCGGGAATATGCATCTACACTTATTGCGAACCTGGTATCATGGACATCCAGTGATCCCGATAACAGAAAGCTTCGCATAGCTCCCGCCAAAAAGACCTTCAGTACGGCTGAAGCTCCTGTAATTAACGCAAGCCTCAGAAATGAAAGAGGTGACCCCGAAGCGGAAGGTATTATCGAAGTCCAGTTGAATTCAGAAGCCGGAACCGCCCGATCTTTTAATATGGAAAGCCTTGGAAATGGAAATTACAGCCTTACCCTGCCCCGGCTTTCAGAAGGATTATACAGTTATCAGGCAACGGCCCGAAAAGGTGAGCGGGAAATTGAGTCTCAATCCGGTGAGTTCCTTGTTTCAAATTCGAGCTCAGAGCTTACCAATACCCTTCGTGATGATGCATTATTGAAAACCATTGCAGCCAATTCAGGCGGTCGCTTTTTCACATATAAGGAAGCTTCAGCGGTGTGGGACAGCCTTCGTGCGGCTAATGTTCTGCAAACCCGAACACAAACGGTTGAAAATTATACCTTCCCCGTGCGTTCCTTTTACTGGTTTGCCATTGTTTTACTGCTGTTAGGTAGCGAGTGGCTGCTTAGAAAGTACTATTCGCTTCCTTAGTAGGATATTCTCTCTACAACGGGGTCTTCCCCATCCGCAATAGTTACGATAAAAATATCTCCGTAGGCTTTTTCATCAAGCTGCTCGAACCGTTGTTCGCCTATCGATAAGTTTACTAATAAAGGCGTAGTGTTCGAATGGCCTACAATCAAAGCAGTACTCCCTTTGTAAGTGTCGATGATTGACTGAACAAGTGCCTTTGGATCATCTAAACCATATTCCTGAATATCCAGGCCCAAACTGTCTGCGATGGGAGAAGCCGTCTCTTTGGTTCTATAGTACGGAGTACTGTAAACGGCTGAGACATTATGTTCTTTAAGTAAGATGTCTGCAAGTCGCACCGCTCTTGCTTTTCCCTCTTCACTTAAATGGGGATTACGTGTTCCATCGTCCATTTTCTCTGCATGGCGGACGAAAATAAGGGTGGTTTCTGTGGCCAGGTTCTCTCCAGATTGAGCAAAAACGTTTAATGTAATCAGTAAAATGCCGGCTATAAGGAGGAGCTTTTTCATCAGGTCAGTTAGGTTAAAAGTTGAGTTAACCTACGGAAGTCTTTTTAATTATGTTTCTACAGAACATAAAAAAGGCCGACCTCCCGGCCGACCTTTTTTGACAGTTAGTAATATTTGGGGTATTACTTTCTTGCTAATACAATGATAAGACCTACGATGGTTAACAGGCTCAATCCAAATAAAATTGGAATGAGAAACGACTTGGGCTTGGCTTCATCTCTCCAGGTCATAATTTCCGTATCAATGGTTGAAATCTGATTCATGGTGAGTACTTCACCTTCCTGAACAAATTTGCCCCAGTCTTTTTTGATTTTACCATTCCAGAAGTCATAAAAAGCCTGGAAGTCAGCGTAGTTTTCATCTGTAATTACTTTCTCGCGACTGGCATCGGTGGCCTTGCTTACGAATTGCTCAATAGACTTATAGAAGCTCTCATTGCTATCAAAAGCACCGAGGTCTACATTATTCTTCTCCAGATAGCTATCCATGGAAGCCCACATGTTTTTAGATGCACTTGCTTTCCAATCGCCCAGCTTATCCTCTATGTTGTTTTCCCATTGGCTGGCTTTGTTACCGGCATAAATGCGGGTCAGGTCATCACCTATTTGGTTCCATACCTCTGAAAAGCGATTCTGAACCACGTACATTCTCAGATAGTCTTCGGTTTGCAGGGCGCCGTTATCAGCTTTCAGAATCTGAATATTTTCTTCTATTACAGATTCGATAACATGTAGTGGATTATCTTCTTCCTGTAAAGCTCTCGGACCATTTTCTTCGGTGAATTCAGCCAGTGCTTTACCCTGCATGTCTTTGTATGTAATGAACAGAGAATCGATCATATTGAGTACGAATTCATCCCGCTCCTCCATACTTTTGCGATAACGCTCAACAAGTTGGGAAAGATCACTTTCACTCTCTTCAGAAGCCAGGATTGCGTTTCTGAGGGAATCGGTCCGCTCATTTAAATTGGCAATCTCTGATTTGTAGGTAGATAACTCATTGGAAAGCTGCGTAAGCTTCTCGTTTTGATTTTCAATAATCAAAAGCTTGTGTTCTGCTGCACGGGCTCTTTGCTTAAGCTCTTCAATCGTGCTTTCATACGTTTCCGGGTAAAGAGCGTTATCTAACAGTTGCTCGTGGTCTTCGTTGTAGTAAGCGAAGTCTTTAATCTCGCTGCGTAAACTGTCAATCTCCTTCACTGTCATTGCTTCCGTTATGGAAGACTTCAGTTCAGCATATCTTTCTTCAAAGTTGTTTTTAACCTGGTAGTCTGATGTCTGTGCTGATATGGAAACACTTCCTACAGCAAGCGCAATCAATACTAAAGTAGCTGTATAAAACCGTCTCATGATTGTTCCTCCTCTTTATCGTTCTTTTTAATGCCATTCTCATTTAAGCTTACAATCTCATTGGTTTCAATTTTTACCAACTGAACAACGCCATCTCTCATATTGAAAGCCGGTTCAGAGATTCTTTCTTCTGAAACCTTAATTTTTTTCTTCAGCTTTAGCGATCCGTTCCCGGGTTCCATCACATATACATTCTTAAACTGATTAGCGGTGATGAAGTAAAAGCCTTCCGCATTTCTGATCAGGCGGACTTCCTTTATTTGATGGGTACTGTCATTCTCTCCAAACTCTTTTTTATGGAATGGAGCCACATTAAAGGTAATGCCATGACGGACGTCAGTTACCGTTCCATCTTCATCCGGGGTCAGTACGGATTCGATTTGGTGGGCATAGTTCACATTTTCGACCACAAACGTCTTGCAGGCTGTGCCTAACATCACGATTGAAGCCAACAAAATAATCGGAATAAGTTTTTGGGGTCTCATTTTCGTGTCCTCAATTACTATTAGTTGTTCAAGCAATTGTAGTCACGAAATCGAATATTGTTCCGGCTACTCGATAAGAATACTTTCTACCGGTACATTTTGGGTGAGTTGATCCCGTCCGTTCAGAAATGAAAGCTCGATTATAAAGGAATAGCCTACTATTACACCGCCAAGCCGTTCAATCAATTTAGAAGCCGCCGAGGCCGTCCCTCCTGTAGCAATCAGATCATCATGAATGATCACTTTGGCTCCTTCAAAAATGGCATCCTCATGAATTTCGACCTGATCTTCACCGTATTCCAGGGCGTAGGTTTCCGAAAGAGTTTTGGCCGGAAGCTTTCCGGGTTTGCGAACGGGCACAAAACCGGCGTTCAAATCCTGGGCAAGATTGGTTCCGAACAAAAAACCTCGGGATTCCAGCCCCACCACATAATCCACCGATTTATGGCGAAATGGCTGAGCAAGCATATAGGAAGTAAGTTCAAGCGCCCGTTTGTCCTGCAATAGCGTGGTGATATCCTTAAACTGAATTCCTTCTTTGGGAAAATCCGGGATGGTTCGGATGGTTTCGGATATAAAATCTTTTATGCTTTGCTCTACTTTTTTCATTCAAATAGGATTAAGTTCGCGCCAAGGTAGTTAATTCGAAGGATAGCAATCAAGTTTTATGAGTGAAATTGAAGGACAAGTTTGGCAGAAACATCATCGATTTATGGCACGAGCTTTTATGCTGGCCGAACAGGCTTTTGATGAAGGCGAAGTACCCGTTGGAGCTA of the Gracilimonas sediminicola genome contains:
- a CDS encoding peptidyl-prolyl cis-trans isomerase, translating into MVNIRSIFLFTSLLLLVSACKQDTGSEPVVLAEVGTQQLTKEAAKAEIPSHIFESDSISAYLNYRDEWVRRQVILQEAERLNFTQRKGVQEKLQRIREEYILQAVQDYIITEFEGDTDVSEQEARNYYQQNKDKFTLDERYVRYRHLIARSNSDAERAKRDLMRGIEWETVAQEYSKYPDLKIRESERFWPISIAGGDISMLNRYLNIIGPSEISPTYRSGNEYHFVQLLDERPQGDHPDLDWLIGQIEEWLTLEKRKRAFNTYVKNLYLQGQANNEIKIHNVINETNTAVDDSTVSLNQINQ
- a CDS encoding peptidylprolyl isomerase, producing MKNKYVFLPLLFLSQILTLNTQAQQQQLADQIVAHVNDNIILKSEIDQSVADYMRQAQVQGQQVQFSEGLWFDFLESAIDNYLLLEKAQIDSITVSDEEVELRMDQRIQQLIRQAGSEQALEQAFGKSLLQLRADFRSDFREQMIASKVQQQKMQSITITRPEVNEFFESIPTDSLPTIPEQVALSQIVIIPPARGDAEQRAFEFAQQLRDSIVTHGKSIEELARRHSDDQGSGSRGGLLPLMGLDELVSEYSAAASALKPGGISKVVETQFGYHVIRLNRRVGDQIETNHILISVDSEELDEDYAIERLNAIRDSIMSNPDVKFADVARKLSEDPSTSNLGGKIFDPQSGERLIPLNRLDPAMYRVVLLMDEEGYISEPKSFNLQSQNKKAYRIVRLDRQIPEHIANLKQDYERIKSIALQQKQYRIMQKWMQELRDDIYVEYKIDVPEMENSL
- a CDS encoding AAA family ATPase, with the protein product MSTDVKDPVKLADEFHAVFHQIKKEIHKAVIGQEDIIDLLLISLFSRGHCVLIGVPGLAKTLLIRTLAESLNLSFNRIQFTPDLMPGDITGTEVIEENKDSGRKEFTFIKGPVFANIVLADEINRTPPKTQAALLEGMQEYHVTTGGKTYDLDTPFFVLATQNPIEQEGTYPLPEAQLDRFMFNIWVDYPSLEEEKEIVSKTTAYQDINIEALVTKEKIKELQALVREVPVPDNVLDYAVELVSKTRPGTDMAPDFVNKYMSWGAGPRASQFLILGGKARALSQGRYHVTEDDIKTLAIPVLRHRIVNNYAAEAEGYTTVKLIEMLKEES
- a CDS encoding SixA phosphatase family protein, yielding MKKLLLIAGILLITLNVFAQSGENLATETTLIFVRHAEKMDDGTRNPHLSEEGKARAVRLADILLKEHNVSAVYSTPYYRTKETASPIADSLGLDIQEYGLDDPKALVQSIIDTYKGSTALIVGHSNTTPLLVNLSIGEQRFEQLDEKAYGDIFIVTIADGEDPVVERISY
- a CDS encoding adenine phosphoribosyltransferase; protein product: MKKVEQSIKDFISETIRTIPDFPKEGIQFKDITTLLQDKRALELTSYMLAQPFRHKSVDYVVGLESRGFLFGTNLAQDLNAGFVPVRKPGKLPAKTLSETYALEYGEDQVEIHEDAIFEGAKVIIHDDLIATGGTASAASKLIERLGGVIVGYSFIIELSFLNGRDQLTQNVPVESILIE